From Microcebus murinus isolate Inina chromosome 15, M.murinus_Inina_mat1.0, whole genome shotgun sequence, the proteins below share one genomic window:
- the MAK gene encoding serine/threonine-protein kinase MAK isoform X4: MNRYTTMRQLGDGTYGSVLMGKNNESGELVAIKRMKRKFYSWDECMNLREVKSLKKLNHANVIKLKEVIRENDHLYFIFEYMKENLYQLMKDRNKFFPESVIRNIMYQILQGLAFIHKHGFFHRDMKPENLLCMGPELVKIADFGLARELRSQPPYTDYVSTRWYRAPEVLLRSSVYSSPIDMWAVGSIMAELYTLRPLFPGTSEVDEIFKICQVLGTPKKSDWPEGYQLASSMNFRFPQCVPINLKTLIPNASNEAIQLMTEMLNWDPKKRPTASQALKHPYFQVGQVLGPSSNHLESKQALHKQLQPIELKPSLVELEPKPLPDIIDQTVGQPQPKTSHQPLQPIQPPQNVSVQQPQQQQNQQKPPLFPSIIKNMPCKPNSHKNARRRWGQAVFKSGDSWEEFEDHDFGASHSKKPSMGIFKDKRKKDTPFWLPESVPSGSNHSLGENKNLPAPISLKSDSELSTASTAKQYYLKQSRYLPGQHDIILQGLADL, from the exons gatgAAGAGAAAGTTCTATTCTTGGGATGAATGTATGAACTTAAGAGAAGTTAAG TCTCTGAAAAAGCTTAACCATGCCAATGTGATTAAACTGAAAGAAGTTATCAGAGAAAATGaccatctttattttatattcgAATACATGAAGGAAAACCTCTATCAGTTAATGAAAGATAG aaataagtTTTTCCCTGAGTCAGTCATCagaaatattatgtatcaaataTTGCAAGGCCTGGCTTTTATCCATAAACATG GCTTTTTTCATAGGGACATGAAACCAGAAAACTTGCTTTGTATGGGTCCAGAACTTGTGAAAATTGCTGATTTTGGACTTGCAAGAGAATTAAGGTCACAGCCACCATATACTGATTATGTCTCTACCAGATG gTATCGTGCTCCTGAAGTTTTATTAAGATCTTCAGTTTATAGCTCTCCCATTGATATGTGGGCTGTTGGAAGTATAATGGCTGAATTATATACATTAAGGCCACTTTTCCCAGGGACAAGTGAGGTTGATGAAATCTTTAAGATTTGCCAAGTTTTAGGGACTCCCAAAAAA AGTGACTGGCCAGAAGGATACCAGCTTGCATCCTCTATGAATTTCCGCTTTCCCCAGTGTGTTCCTATAAACTTAAAAACTCTTATTCCAAATGCCAGTAATGAAGCTATTCAGCTTATGACTGAAATGTTGAATTGGGATCCAAAGAAACGACCAACAGCAAGCCAG GCATTGAAACATCCATATTTTCAAGTTGGTCAGGTATTAGGCCCTTCCTCAAATCATCTGGAATCAAAACAGGCTTTACACAAGCAGCTGCAACCAATAGAACTGAAGCCATCTTTAGTTGAACTAGAACCTAAGCCTCTGCCAGATATAATTGATCAGACTGTCGGACAGCCTCAGCCAAAAACCAGCCACCAACCGCTGCAGCCCATTCAGCCACCACAGAACGTGAGTGTCCAGCAACCTCAACAGCAACAGAATCAGCAGAAACCGCCACTATTTCCAAGTATCATCAAAAACATGCCATGT AAGCCAAACAGCCATAAAAATGCAAGGAGGCGCTGGGGCCAGGCTGTCTTCAAGTCTGGAGACAGCTGGGAGGAGTTTGAGGACCATGATTTTGGAGCCTCCCATTCCAAGAAGCCAAGCATGGGCATTTTCAAAgataagaggaaaaaagatacTCCATTTTG GCTTCCTGAGTCAGTACCCTCAGGCTCCAACCACTCCCTAGGGGAAAACAAGAACTTACCTGCTCCTATTTCTCTAAAATCTGATTCTGAATTGTCAACTGCTTCAACAGCTAAACAGTACTACTTGAAACAATCAAGATACCTTCCAG GGCAGCATGACATTATACTACAAGGACTGGCAGATCTGTGA
- the MAK gene encoding serine/threonine-protein kinase MAK isoform X3, with the protein MYQILQGLAFIHKHGFFHRDMKPENLLCMGPELVKIADFGLARELRSQPPYTDYVSTRWYRAPEVLLRSSVYSSPIDMWAVGSIMAELYTLRPLFPGTSEVDEIFKICQVLGTPKKSDWPEGYQLASSMNFRFPQCVPINLKTLIPNASNEAIQLMTEMLNWDPKKRPTASQALKHPYFQVGQVLGPSSNHLESKQALHKQLQPIELKPSLVELEPKPLPDIIDQTVGQPQPKTSHQPLQPIQPPQNVSVQQPQQQQNQQKPPLFPSIIKNMPCKPNSHKNARRRWGQAVFKSGDSWEEFEDHDFGASHSKKPSMGIFKDKRKKDTPFWLPESVPSGSNHSLGENKNLPAPISLKSDSELSTASTAKQYYLKQSRYLPGVNPKNVSLIASGRKEINPHTWRTQLFPKSLGPTRTELAFKRSNAGKLGSYATHNQPAYVPSFLKKEVGSAGQRIHLAPLGAAASEYTWNTKAGQGQFSGPTYHPTAKNLNIMNRAQPVPSVHGRTDWVAKYGGHR; encoded by the exons atgtatcaaataTTGCAAGGCCTGGCTTTTATCCATAAACATG GCTTTTTTCATAGGGACATGAAACCAGAAAACTTGCTTTGTATGGGTCCAGAACTTGTGAAAATTGCTGATTTTGGACTTGCAAGAGAATTAAGGTCACAGCCACCATATACTGATTATGTCTCTACCAGATG gTATCGTGCTCCTGAAGTTTTATTAAGATCTTCAGTTTATAGCTCTCCCATTGATATGTGGGCTGTTGGAAGTATAATGGCTGAATTATATACATTAAGGCCACTTTTCCCAGGGACAAGTGAGGTTGATGAAATCTTTAAGATTTGCCAAGTTTTAGGGACTCCCAAAAAA AGTGACTGGCCAGAAGGATACCAGCTTGCATCCTCTATGAATTTCCGCTTTCCCCAGTGTGTTCCTATAAACTTAAAAACTCTTATTCCAAATGCCAGTAATGAAGCTATTCAGCTTATGACTGAAATGTTGAATTGGGATCCAAAGAAACGACCAACAGCAAGCCAG GCATTGAAACATCCATATTTTCAAGTTGGTCAGGTATTAGGCCCTTCCTCAAATCATCTGGAATCAAAACAGGCTTTACACAAGCAGCTGCAACCAATAGAACTGAAGCCATCTTTAGTTGAACTAGAACCTAAGCCTCTGCCAGATATAATTGATCAGACTGTCGGACAGCCTCAGCCAAAAACCAGCCACCAACCGCTGCAGCCCATTCAGCCACCACAGAACGTGAGTGTCCAGCAACCTCAACAGCAACAGAATCAGCAGAAACCGCCACTATTTCCAAGTATCATCAAAAACATGCCATGT AAGCCAAACAGCCATAAAAATGCAAGGAGGCGCTGGGGCCAGGCTGTCTTCAAGTCTGGAGACAGCTGGGAGGAGTTTGAGGACCATGATTTTGGAGCCTCCCATTCCAAGAAGCCAAGCATGGGCATTTTCAAAgataagaggaaaaaagatacTCCATTTTG GCTTCCTGAGTCAGTACCCTCAGGCTCCAACCACTCCCTAGGGGAAAACAAGAACTTACCTGCTCCTATTTCTCTAAAATCTGATTCTGAATTGTCAACTGCTTCAACAGCTAAACAGTACTACTTGAAACAATCAAGATACCTTCCAG GTGTAAATCCCAAGAACGTGTCCTTGATAGCCAGTGGAAGAAAGGAGATAAACCCACACACTTGGAGAACTCAGTTATTTCCTAAGTCATTGGGACCCACTCGGACAGAACTTGCTTTCAAAAGGAGTAATGCAG GAAAGCTTGGAAGTTATGCTACTCACAATCAGCCAGCATAtgttccttcctttcttaaaaaagaagTGGGGTCAGCTGGCCAGAGGATCCACCTGGCACCTCTTGGCGCAGCAGCTTCAG